In Xyrauchen texanus isolate HMW12.3.18 chromosome 27, RBS_HiC_50CHRs, whole genome shotgun sequence, one genomic interval encodes:
- the LOC127621330 gene encoding septin-5-like has translation MDTMMLQEKLVEKLLCPRTRTTRQKDKQYVGFATLPNQVHRKSVKKGFDFTLMVAGESGLGKSTLVNSLFLTDLYKDRKLLNAEERINQTVQITKHTVDIEEKGVKLKLTIVDTPGFGDAVNNNECWKPITDYIDQQFEQYFRDESGLNRKNILDNRVHCCLYFIPPFGHGLRPVDVEFMKALHEKVNIVPLISKADCLTPNEVKKLKDRVRDEIERFGIKVYQFPECDSDEEEEFKQMDKELKECTPFAVIGSNTVVEARGQRVRGRLYPWGIVEVENQSHCDFVKLRNILIRSHMHDLKDVTCDVHYENYRAHCIQEMTSKLAQDNCTDSPLPILPLPTPDVETERLIKMKDEELKRMQEMLEKMQQRMHEKDQ, from the exons ATGGACACCATGATGCTACAGGAGAAACTGGTGGAGAAACTTCTGTGCCCTCGAACCCGAACCACCCGACAGAAG gatAAGCAGTATGTTGGCTTTGCTACACTTCCTAATCAGGTGCACAGGAAGTCTGTGAAGAAGGGCTTTGATTTCACTCTAATGGTGGCAG gtGAATCTGGTTTGGGCAAGTCTACTCTAGTTAACAGCCTCTTCCTCACAGATCTCTATAAAGACAGGAAATTGCTAAATGCAGAAG AACGCATTAATCAGACTGTTCAAATCACCAAACACACAGTGGATATTGAAGAAAAAGGAGTCAAACTCAAACTCACCATCGTGGACACGCCAGGGTTTGGAGACGCGGTTAATAATAATGAATG ttgGAAGCCCATCACAGATTACATTGATCAACAGTTTGAGCAGTACTTCAGGGACGAGAGTGGACTGAACAGAAAGAACATACTTGACAACAGAGTACACTGCTGTCTGTACTTCATACCACCGTTTGGACACGG GTTGCGGCCGGTGGATGTGGAGTTCATGAAAGCGCTACATGAGAAAGTGAATATTGTTCCTCTGATCTCTAAAGCCGACTGTCTCACTCCTAATGAAGTCAAAAAACTCAAGGACAGG GTGCGAGATGAGATTGAGCGGTTTGGGATTAAAGTGTATCAGTTTCCTGAATGTGACTCCGATGAAGAGGAGGAGTTTAAACAGATGGACAAAGAACTGAAG gAGTGTACTCCATTTGCTGTCATTGGCAGTAATACAGTGGTGGAGGCCAGAGGTCAGCGGGTCAGAGGGCGTCTTTACCCGTGGGGTATTGTAGAAG TGGAGAATCAGTCTCACTGTGACTTTGTGAAGTTGAGGAACATCTTGATTCGCTCTCACATGCACGACCTGAAAGATGTGACCTGTGACGTGCACTACGAAAACTACAGAGCACATTGCATACAGGAGATGACCAG tAAACTTGCACAGGATAACTGTACGGACAGCCCGCTGCCCATCCTGCCTCTGCCCACACCAGACGTGGAGACAGAGAGACTCATCAAGATGAAAGATGAAGAG CTGAAGAGAATGCAAGAGATGCTGGAGAAGATGCAACAACGGATGCATGAGAAAgatcagtga
- the LOC127621341 gene encoding platelet glycoprotein Ib beta chain-like, which produces MRRVLLVVKVLLSVLCSEMFVVQAVCPQVCSCTGPVVDCSKRSLTTATLPSSFPPHTTELHLNDNHLTAFPNALLDSLPALRQAVLHGNPWSCDCGILYLRGWLLKQRNNDLIRNVSCSFPAHLRGRLVVHLVEEEVLESCRYWTCNLALASQISLFIFITVQALLLASVILFLRRFDRLTRVSLRTAAETFTDDATQSNEYVMLKQRNM; this is translated from the exons ATGAGGCGTGTTCTGCTTGTGGTGAAGGTTCTCCTGTCTGTGCTGTGCAGTGAGATGTTTGTGGTTCAGGCTGTTTGTCCTCAGGTGTGTTCCTGCACAGGTCCTGTGGTAGACTGCAGTAAACGCAGCCTAACTACGGCAACCCTGCCCTCCTCTTTTCCTCCGCACACCACTGAACTTCACCTGAATGATAATCACCTGACTGCATTCCCAAATGCCCTGCTGGACTCACTGCCAGCCCTGCGCCAGGCGGTTCTTCACGGTAACCCGTGGTCATGTGATTGCGGCATACTCTATCTGAGAGGATGGCTTCTGAAACAGAGGAACAATGATTTGATACG gaatGTGAGCTGTAGTTTTCCAGCACACCTGCGGGGGCGTCTGGTGGTGCATCTGGTGGAGGAAGAAGTTTTGGAATCATGTCGTTATTGGACGTGTAATTTAGCTCTGGCATCTCAGATCAGCCTCTTCATCTTCATTACTGTTCAAGCACTCCTCCTCGCCTCTGTCATCCTCTTCCTCCGGCGGTTTGACCGGCTCACCCGAGTGTCTCTCCGCACGGCTGCAGAGACATTCACAGATGATGCTACTCAAAGCAATGAATATGTCATGTTAAAACAGAGGAACATGTAG